The DNA segment CAGGACGGGCAAGGTCGGACGCCGGGAAGTGGCGGGAAACGACACCGGAAGACGCCGGACGACGCCGGAAACTGCCCTCCGGGGCGGCAAGGCCACGGCAACGCGGCGGGCCGAAGGTTGTGGCGAAGCGCCCGTCAGTGCACCCGCAGCTTGATGCACCCCTCGCAGGGCGCTGGCGGCATGCCCCGCGCATGGGCGGCGCGAAACGCCGCATACGCCGGACGCCCCCATACCTCGGCCAGGGTGGCGTCCTCCACGCTGCCGAACAGCATGCGCCCGGCCGCAACCGGGCCGGAACCGTCACGCGGGCGGCCACCGCACAGGGGCAGCGCCGCGAACACGCAGGGGGCCACCATGCCGTCCACGGTTATCACGGCGGCACGGCCCACGTTTTCGGTGCACGAAGCATCCCCCTCGCGCGCCGCCAGCGCGTGCAGCATGGCGCTGGGGACGTCCCAGAGTTCCGGCGGTTCGTGCCCCGGCAGGAACGGATGGTCAGGCGTGACCGAGTGAGCCTGCAGCGAAACGGCAGCGTCCTGCCGCCCGTCCTGCCGCGGAACCGGATGTACGGGCAAAGATGCAGGCGGTTGCGCGGGCCGGGGCAGGCGCCAGACCATCCGGATGCCCTCTGCCTCGGCAACCGTGCATGCCGCTTCCAGCCGCCGCCCCAGTGCGGCCAGTTCGTCAGCCCCGGCATGGGCGTAGGCGGCGTCCGCAAGTTGGGGCGTGGTCACGTGGTCCAGCGTGGACACCACCACCGTTTCCACGCCGCGCCCGCGCAGCAACGCGGGGAGAGCTTCCGGCCCGCCCGTGTCCTGGCGCAGCAGCATGTAGGCCAGATGCACGCGGGGCAGCACGCTGCCCGCACGCGCCTTGGCCTCGCGCAAGGCGTCCAGCGCGGCCAGCACCCGTGCGGTTGGCGCTCCGCGCCGCACCGCATCGTTGCGGGCACCGATGCCCGCCAGCGACAGGGCCACCATGTCCACCCCGGCATCCACCAGCACCCCGGCCATGCCTGCATCCAGATGCATGCCGTTGGTGGTCAGCCCCACCGCGTACCCCGCCGCCACGGCCTCGGCCAGCATGTCCGGATACCGGGGATGCAGCAGCGGCTCGCCCCATCCCTGCAAGTGCAGGTGGCGCGTGCCCCGGCAGGCGGTCAGCACCCGCCGGAACAGCGCCATGGGCATGTCCGCGTTGCGCCATCCATCCCCGCAGGCGGTGCGCGGGCAATAGACGCACGCCGCGTCGCAGCGGGTGGTCACCTCCACCTGCACCCAGTCCCACCGGGGGCGGCGGGGGCGAAACAGCGCACGCAGGGCAGGGAACATGGATCCTCCCGTCCGGACCAGATACGGGCCAGATACGGGCCGGTTACGGGCCAGGCATAAGGCAGGCAGGGGACCGGCATGAGGCAACAGGGGCGGCCCATGGCACGTCCACGGCCCCCCATGGGACCGGGCGGCACCCCACCCTTTTCGCAATTCAGCCGTACATGCGGAACGGGTTGGGCCACAGCCGGTTCACCCGGGTAGCGTAGCGATCCCATGCATCACCGAAGCGGGCGGCAAGAAACGATTCCTCCACCACCACCGTCTCGCGGAACAGCGCCCATGCCACCACCGGCCCGGCCAGCATGGGCCACGAGGCGAAACACAGCGCGATGCCCGGCAAAATGCCCAGGATCCACCCCGCGTAGATGGGGTTGCGGGTGATCCGGTACGGGCCGCCGGTGACCAGGCGCCCCTCCTGGCGGCCCGGCTTCAGCTCCGCCCAGGCGCGACGCACGGTCAGCGTGCCCAGCAGCAGGGCGCACAGCCCCATGAGCACCCAGGCCCAGTGGGGCAGCATTTCCATGCCGAAAGGCCCCGGCAGGGCCAGGGTAAGCCCCGCTCCGCCAAGCTGCGCCAGCAGGGCGGGCACCACGATGCGCGGCCCCGCGCCCCACAGCGAAAGATCCTCCGGCGTCACGCCCCCGGCGCGTTCGTCCTCGTGCGACGGCACCACACGGGGGATGGACGGGCCTTCCCCCGCCGCGCCCGGTTCGCCGGGCAGATCCGGCTCGCCGTGCGGCGGACGGAAGGAACCCGGCTGCCGGTCGTCCGCCTCGTCGGTCCGCAGCAACGCGGAGTATTCGTGCGCGATGTCCAGATGGTCGTGTTTCATGGCGGAGCCTCCATGCCGAAGGGTTTTCCACGCCTGCACCATACCCGAATCAGCGGCCATCAGGGAAGCCCCCGGCAGCCCGCCGGTCCGATTTCCACGCACGGGCCAGCGCCATGTCCTGCTCCACGTTCCGCGCCATCCTCCGTTCCATGCCCCGCCATCACCAGGGTATACCCGCTGTCATGCCGCATGGATGCACGCGGCTTGCTGCTTCCGGAATTGCGACAGCGATAAAAATGGCGCCCGCATTTTCTTGACTGTCCGCAATACATGCATAGTATCAACAGTTACATCTGCAAACCATCAACAGGAGTCCACATGACGCACGACACCGGTCACGACCTGCGATCTTCCTACGCACGGCCTGCGACCCCTGCCGATCGCCTGCTCGACCCCTTCCTGTCCTTCATGCGCATCGAGGCAGCCAGCGGCATCCTGCTGCTTGCCTGCACCGTGCTTGCACTGTGCGCAGCCAATTCGCCCCTGGCCACCGCATGGCATGCCTTCTGGCAGCACCCCTTCGCCATGGGGCCGGAGGGCTTCGAACTGCGCAAGCCGCTGATCCTCTGGGTGAACGACGGCCTGATGGCCATCTTCTTCTTTATGGTGGGACTGGAGATCAAGCGCGAGATGCTGGCCGGGGAACTGGCCACCCCCGCCCAGGCCCTGCCCCCCGTACTGGCGGCGGCGGGCGGCATGGCGGCCCCGGCGCTGGTCTATCTGGCCTTCAACCTGGGGCATCCTTCCGGCATAGCGCAGGGCTGGGCCGTGCCCATGGCCACCGACATCGCCTTTGCCCTCGGCGTGCTTGCGCTGGCCGGGGACCGGGTGCCCCTTTCGGTCAAGGTGTTCCTGACCGCCCTGGCCATCGCCGACGACATCGGCGCGGTGCTGGCCATCGCCCTGTTCTACACGGCGGACATCTCGCTGGTGGCGCTGGGCATCGGCTTTGCCGGGCTGGCCGTGGCCGCGCTGGGCAATGCCCTGGGCGTTGTGCGCACCCTGTTCTACGTGCTGGCGGGTGCCGTCACCTGGGTGGCCTTCCTGAAGTCGGGCGTGCACGCCACGGTGGCGGGCGTGCTGCTGGCCTTCTGCATTCCGGCCCGCGCGCGCGCCACCCCCGGCGACCTGGTTTCCGCCGGGCGGCGCCTGCTGGGCGCCGTGGAAAGCGGCGCTGCCGACGGGCATCTGCTGGCCGACGCCCACCGCCATGCCGCCGTCGAGGCCATGGAAACCGCCGCCCGCCATGCCGCCACGCCCCTGCGCAGGCTGGAACACGCCCTGGCCCCGTGGGTGGCCTGGGGCATCATGCCGGTGTTCGCGCTGGCCAATGCCGGGGTATCCATCAGCGCGGACCTGCTGGGGGGCCTGGGCAACCCGGTGACCATGGGCGTGGCTGCGGGCCTCTTCTTCGGCAAGCAGTTGGGCGTGCTGGCCGCCGTGTGGCTGCCGGTGAAGCTGGGCCTGGCCCGACTGCCCCGCGACATGACCTGGCGGCACGTGTACGGCGTGGCCCTGCTGGCGGGCATCGGCTTCACCATGGCCCTGTTCGTGGCGCAACTGGCCTACGCGGACGCGCGCACCCTGGACTACGCCAAGTTGGGCATCCTTTCTGCCTCCCTGGTGGCCGGGGTGTGCGGATGGCTGGTGCTGCGCACCGCTCCGCCGCCCCCGGCCCATCACGCGGGCAACCGCCCACCACGCTGACGCCCCGCAGTACCGCCACCAGCGCGGAAACCTGCACCATGCGCTTGACAAAGAGGCCGCTTCACCATACACACCTTCTTCGCCGCACCGTCGGCCACGTTCCCCGGTGGCTCAATTGGCAGAGCGGGTGACTGTTAATCACTAGGTTGGCGGTTCAAGTCCGTCCCGGGGAGCCAGAATGTTCAGGGCGCATGACCATGGTCATGCGCCCTTTTCACATCCGCGAAGCCCCCCGGCTTCCCGCCCCCGCCAGTGGGCATCCGCCCCATATCCCCCTGCTCCCACATTTTCCCACGGGGGCAATTCCCCAACTGCCCGGCACCATATCCCCGTGAAAAATAACCTGTTCGGCATCGGTTTTGGCATGCCATGCCAATCCGTTCGGGCGGTTACGCACAACACCCGTCGATAGACACCTCTCGATGCATGGTGCTAGATACAAGACCTCGCATTACCAGACACACCCACCTGATGAACAAGGGAGATGGCAGAGATGGTCTCGCAGAGCATCCGTACGACCATGCTCATCATCATTGCCGGCGTTGTATTGCTGATACAATCGGCGCTGGTCGTGGTGGTGGCGAAAACCGGCTATGACGACGGACTGACGGAAAAGAAGCGCGAAATGCGCCTGATGGCTGAAACCATTTCCAAGTCGGTCTCGGATTTCGGCCTGCGTCAAGTGGACATGATGCGCGGGGCATCAAAGGTGCCGGTGCTGCGCCAGTTCCTGCAGGGCGATACCTCGCTCGAAGGGGCAGCGACGGAAGTGATCAACGCCATGTCGCAGGCAGCGCCTGGGGTAAACACCTACTACCTGTTCAACGCCCAGGGCAGCCAGGTCATCCTGCGCACCCAGGGCAAGGCAGGCAAGCCCAACCATCTGGCCGACCGCGAATACATCAAGGCGACCCTGGCCGGGAAGGAAGGCTACAGTTCCTCCCCGACCAAAAGCCTGGCCACCGGCAAGCTCATCGTCAGCGTCACCGCTCCCATCTTCGACGAGTCCGGCCGGGTGCTGGGCGGCGTGGGCATGTCCTACGCCATCGACGGGCTGGTGGATAACTACATCGACACCGTAAAGATTGGCGACACCGGGCGCCCCTTCTTTCTTTCGCCCAAGGGGGTGGTCATCGGCCACCCCGATGACGCCATGATCCTCAAGGACATTTCCGGCGACGCCGGCGTGGCCCAGATGATCGCCGCGCCCGACGGCCAGTCCACCATCACGCGCGACGGGCGCGAGGTGATGCAGACCTGGACCCGCGTGCCCAACTGGACGTGGATACTGGGCATTACCATGGACATGGACGAAATCGCCGCGCCCGCCGTGGCCCAGCGCAACTACATGATCGCCATGGGCATCGCGGCCATGGCTGCACTCATCGCGGTCAGCCTGTTCGCCCTCGACCGCATCGCCGTGCGCCCCATCAAGAAGCTGGAAGGATACGCCTCCACCGTGGCGGCAGGCAATCTGGACGACACTCTTGACCTTGCGCAGCGCAACGAAATCGGCAAGCTGGCCGACAGCCTGCGCACCATGGTGACCAGCCTCAAGGGCAAGATCGCCGAGGCCGACGAAAAGACCCGCATGGCCAACGAGGAATCGGCCCGGGCAGCCAGGGCCGGACGCGAGGCCGAAGAAGCCCGCGCCGCCGCCGTACGCGCCCGCGCCGAAGGCATGCTGCAAGCGGCCGCCAAGCTGGAAAGCGTGGTGGAAATCGTCACCTCCGCCTCGGAGGAACTTTCCGCTCAGGTCGAACAGTCCAGCAAGGGCGCGGAAAGCCAGAGCGCCCGCGTGGGCGAGACGGCCACCGCCATGGAAGAAATGAACGCCACGGTGCTGGAAGTGGCGCGCAATGCCTCCCAGGCCGCGGAATCCGCCGAGAACGCCAAGGGCAGGGCCGAAAACGGCGCCACCCTGGTCACCGACGTGGTGCGCAGCATCGCGGACGCGCAGACCCAGGCGCTGTCCCTCAAGACGGACATGCAGAGCCTGGGCACGCAGGCCGAAGGCATCGGCCAGGTCATGAACGTGATCACCGACATCGCCGACCAGACCAACCTGCTGGCGCTGAACGCGGCCATCGAGGCGGCCCGCGCCGGTGACGCCGGACGCGGCTTTGCCGTGGTGGCCGACGAGGTGCGCAAACTGGCCGAAAAGACCATGAACGCCACCCGCGAGGTGGGCGACGCCATCCGCAACATCCAGCACGGCACCCGCCGCAACATCGACAACGTGGAGCAGGCGGTGCAGCTCATCGATACCGCCACCGGCCTCGCCAACAAGTCGGGCGAAGCGCTGCAATCCATCGTGCAACTGGTGGAAGTTACCTCGGAGCAGGTGCGCTCCATCGCCACGGCGGCGGAACAGCAGTCCGCCACCAGCGAGGAGATCAACCATTCCATCGAGGACATCAGCCGCATTTCTGCGGAAACCTCCGACGCCATGCGCCAGTCGTCCGTGGCCGTCACCGAACTGGCCCGCCAGTCGCAGGAGATGAAGACCGTCATCGACGGCATGAAGCGCGAGGCCACGACCGCGTAGCTGGCACGCGGCACGCAGGACGCGGCACACCGGACGGTTGCCGCCAAACGTGCCGATGCACTGCCAATGCACAGGCAGGGCCGGAACGGCGTACGCGCCATTCCGGCCCTTTTGCGTCCCCGCTGGCGGTGCCCCTGCCGAAACCGCCGGGGGGCCGTACCGTCGCTTCCGACGCTTCCGACACTTCTGCCCGCTTCCGACGCTTCCGCCCGCTTCCGACTGTTGACCAACACCGCCACGGGCCTATACATGGCGGTACGGAGCGCGCGCACGCCACCCGACAGCGCACCCGCACCGCAACCCGAAGCCCGCAGGAGGCACCATGAAACGCATCATCCCGGCAGCCATCATGCTGCTGTGCGCCGCCACGGCCCAGGCCGACGACAAGTTCTCCGCCATGGACAAGGATGGCAACGCCAGCGTGACCTGGGAGGAATTTTCCGCCGGGTTCCCGCAGATGAAGAAGCCCGCCTTCGACGCCATCGACACCGACGCCAACGGCGCCCTTACCCACGAGGAATGGGACGCCTTCCGCGCCCACCACGGCCAGGGCGGCATGGGCATGGGCGGCGGCATGGGCCCCAAGGACGGGCAAGACACCACCATGCCCAAGGGCATGGGCGGCATGGGGTCCGCCCCGCTCATCCAGCCCCCCGCCAAGTAGCCGCCCCCGCGCTACCACGGTGCAACGGCACCCCCCTTGAAATGCGATACGGGCCGGTAGTTACCGGCCCGTTTCCTTTCCTGCGGCAAACCAGCGCGCCTGCCCGTTCCGCACGGCCCGCCTTCCACCGGCGCACCGGCCCAAAAAACCGCCGGGCACCGTGGCTACGCCATTTCTCCCGAATCCGGTCCGGCGTCCGATTCCGCATCCGGTCCTGTGCCCGGTCCGGCCCCCGATCCGGCACCCGATGCGGCACCCGCATCTTCCTCCGCTGACAACGCGCCGCGCTGCATCTTGCGCAGTTCGTGCTCCAACTGGTTCAAGGCATCCATCAGCAGCATGAACACCGGGCGCGTTTCTTCCGCGCCGGTGGACCGGGTGCGCAGTTCCATCCGCTCGGCCATCTGGCGCACCCGTTCGGCGCCGATGGCCTCCGCCTCCAGGCGCAACAGGTGTGACAGGGCGAGAAGCTCCACCCGGCTGCCCCGGTCCATGGCCGACCACAGGCTTTCGCGCAGCGTGCCCGACTGGCGCAGGAAGCGCAGCGAAGCCTCGTCGCCGCCCACAAGCAGCGTGGCCTCGTTGAACACCGGCACTTCGTCCACCGGCGCGGGCGCCGACCGGCGCAAGGCATCCTCTCCGGCACCGCCCACCATGTCTTCCACGGCGGCCAGCAGCGTCTTCAACCGTACCGGCTTCAGGGCCACGGACACCCCGCCAGCGGCATCCAGCGCGGGGTGGTCCACTCCGGCGGGGTCGCCGGTCATGAACAGCACCGGCACGTCGGCGGGGGTGGCCGCATCGGTCAGGCGGCGCAGGGCGCGCACCACGTCGGCCCCGTCCATGTCGCGCGGATGCGCGTCGGTGATGACCAAGTCGAAACGCCGCACGCGCGCCGCCTCCAGCGCCTCGCGCCCGGCGGCGGCCGTCACCGGGTGGTGCCCGCCGCGTGACAGGGCGCGGCTGACGGCGTGGCGGTTCACGTCGTCCGATTCCACCAGCAACACCTGCAACGATTCACTGGCCGTGGGGCAGGGCGGCCGGGGCGGCCGGGGCGGCCAGGGCGGCCGGGGCGGCCAGGGCGGGGTGACACGGGCCACCCCCGGCGCGCTGCCGCGCCAGGCGGCCCCCGAGGCGTGTTCCATCACCTGTGGCGGGGCGGAAACATCCGCATCCGGTTGACCGCCCGTCGCCGAGGCGGCGTGCACGCCCGCCTCGCATGTACCGAAAGGCAACAGCACGCGAAAGGTGCTGCCCTGCCCCGGCATGCTGTCCAGCACGATGTGGCCGCCCATCATGTCCGTGAACTTGCGGCAGATGGCAAGCCCAAGGCCAGAGCCGCCATAGCGCCGCGCGGTGGAGGCATCCGCCTGCCGGAAATTCTCGAAAATCAGGTCGTGCTTGTCGCCCGGAATGCCGATGCCCGTATCGCGCACCGAAAAACACAGCCACTGCGTGTCGCCGTGCGGGTGCATCCTCGGGGACATTTCCGAAGGCCTGTCCGGAAACATGCCCGACAGGCTCGACATAACTGACAGGCCCGCATCCCGCGCGGCACGCGTGCCGCCACCAGCCATATCGGGCGCATTGGGCGCAGCGGGCCCCTCCGCCACGCCCCCCACGGCCGGAGCATGCCCCATCTCGGCTTCACCCGGCGGTTCCGCCCGGCAAACCACCACATGCACCCCACCTTCGTCGGTGAACTTGATCGCGTTGCTGATGAAGTTCACCAGCACCTGGCGCAGCCTGCCGGGGTCGCCGCGCAGGTGGCGGGGCACGTCGCGGTCGATGTGCAGGGTCAGGGACAGGCCCTTGCGCTCCGCCGTGTGGCCCATGACGCGCATCACCCCGCGCACCAGCCGCGCCGGGGCGAAATCGATGCACTCCAACCGCAGCTTGCCCGCCTCCACCCGCGAAAGATCCAGCAGGTCGTTGACGATGCCCAGCAACGCCTCTGCCGAAACCAGCGCGGCGCGCAGGTTCTCGGCCACGTCAGCAGGCAGGTGCTCTTGCAATGAAAGTTCGGTCAGGCCGATGATGGCGTTGAGCGGGGTGCGTATCTCGTGGCTCATGTTGGCCAGGAACTCGCTCTTGGCCCGGCTGGCTTCCTCCAGCCCGCGCGCCGATTCGGCCAGGGCCTGTTCCGTCCTGCGGCGCTCCAGCGCGGCGCCGATGATCTCGCCCGCCGTTTGCAGGAACTTGAGATCCACCGATTCCCACACCCTCGGCCTGCGGGTGTCGTCAAAGCCGATGAACCCGTACCATCGTCCCTGCGCCACGATGGGCAGCACCAGCAGTGACCGGATGCCCTGCGATTGCAGGACCACCCGCTCCGACTCGGGAAAGGTTGCCACCGGCCCCCGAATCACCCGGCCCGCCTCCAGTTCCTGCCCCCAGCGGGGAATGACGGTGGCGTAGGGCACGTCGCGCAGCAACGGGTTGTCGATCTGGGGCGGCACCCCCGGCGCGCACCGTTCGTAGCGTTGCGAGCAGCAACGGTTGCCTTGCGCGTCCTCGTGGTTCTCGAAAATGTACACCCGGCAGGCCCCGGCAGCCTCGCGCAGGCTTTCCAGCACCACGAGCAGCGTGTCGTCGGCGCAGGGGCGCGCCAGAAGGTCGCGCGCGCAGGTGGACAGCACCCGGTCGTACAGCAGGCGCAACTGCATCTCGTTGCGGGTGCGCACCCGCTCCGAAATGTCGCGCGCCACCGCCACGATAAGATCCCCGCGCGAGGAATGCCATGCGCTGGTGCTGAGTTCCACGGGCACCAGGGTGCCGTCGCCCCGGCAGTAGCGTGCCTCCTGGTCCAGCAGCGGCGTGCCGCTGAGCACGGTGCGCGATATTTCCAGACAGCGGTCGCGGGTAAGGGTGGGGTTGATGTCGCAGGGGCCCATGGTCAGCAATTGCTCGCGCGAAAGCCCCAGCAGGGCGCAGGCCCCCCGGTTGACGTCCACGTGCAGCCCGGTCACCGGGTCGATGAGGAAGATGGCCTCGGCCGTGGCATCCAGCGCGGCACGAAAGCGGCGCATGGCCTCTTCCGTCTCCTTCATGTCGGTGATGTCCACCGCCAGTTCGTACCGGGCCAGACGCCCGTCGCCCAGCGGAACCAGCCGATCGATGCAGCGGAACCAGCGGTTCAGGGCCGGGTTGCGGAACTCCCAGACGTGGGCCTTGTCCGGCTCGTCGCGCAGGCGGCCATTGTTGCAGAAGGGGCAGGGGGCATCACGGCCCTGCAACGCCTCGTGGCAGCGACGGCCCTCGCAGTCGCCCACAAGGCGGCGCAACGCGGCGTTGACGTGCAGTATCTCGTGGGTGTCGATGTCGGAAACGTAGGCGCAGACCAGCCCGTCCACGGCCGGGGCGGCCATTTCCACAGCGGGGTCGGCCAACTCGCGCGGGTGCAGGGGCCAGCCGCCCCAGCGCCCCGGCGTGGGGCGTGGCGGGGAGGTTTCGCCAGCGAAGGACACGGGTGGGGTGAAAGAACCGGAGACGCCGGACGGAGCAAGGCCATCGGCCGGAGCGGGAAAATCTGCCGCCCCTGCCGGCCCTGCCGAATCGGAACAGACAGGCGCGCCGCCCGGCACGGGATCGTCGGGGCGCAGCCCCAGGGCCTCGCGCAGGCGGCGGTTTTCCTCCTCCAGCGTGCGCAGGCGGTCCCGGTCAGCGTCACCGGGCAGGCGCACGCTGTCACACGCACCAGCGCACGCATCGGCACACGCATCGGGGAATCCGCATGGTACCGCCTGGCCGCTTGCGGTGACGGTGGTACGGTCCGATGCAGGGTCCGGTGCATGCGACGGCACGGGGTCCGGCACATGATTCGTGTTGGGGTGACAGGGCTGCGCTGCCCCGTCGGCATCATCCTTGCGCATGGCGTCCTCACGGGGGTCCCCAGTATCGGGGGGCACCCGGCATACTGCGCGAAACCGGGGGCGAAGGCAACAGCCCCCCCCCGGGCCGTACGGCCCAACCATCTGTCATGACCGTACGGCCCAGCTATCCGTCATGACCGTACGGCCCGACCATCTGTCATGACCGTACGGCCCAGCTATCCGTCATGACCGTACGGCCCAGCTATCCGTCATGACCATACGGCCCAACCATCTGTCATGACCGTACGGCCCAACCATCCGGCATGAGCCACTCGGGCCGCCGGGAATCGGGTGCTTCTCCTTGCCTGCCCCCCTGCCCGCCACTATAGTCCGCGCATGCGACATTCCAGCCACGACCACCGCCGCGCCAGGCCCGGCGGCACCATGCCGCGCCGCGCGGTCCCATCCGGGGCATGCCCTGCGGCATACGTTCCGCAACGCGGGCGCACGCCCCTGCCCCAGCCCGCCTTTCTGCCCACCACCGCGCGCGAGATGCGCGACCTTGGCTGGGACCGGCTGGACGTGCTGCTCGTCTCCGGCGATGCCTACGTGGACCACCCCACCTTCGCCATGGCCCTGCTGGGCCGCTGGCTGGTGGCGCACGGCTTTCGCACCGGCATCGTGGCCCAGCCCCGCTGGGACACACCGGACGACGTGGCCCGCATGGGCCGCCCCCGCCTGTTCACCGGCATTTCGGCGGGTTCGCTCGATTCCATGCTGGCCCACTACACCGCCTTCCGCAAGAAGCGCCACGACGATGCCTTCACCCCCGGCGGTCAGGCCGGGGCGCGTCCCAACCGCGCGGCCATCGTCTACGCCAACCTGGCGCGCCAAGCCTTTCCCGGCCTGCCCGTGGTGCTGGGCGGCATAGAGGCATCGCTGCGGCGCATCAGCCACTACGATTTCTGGACCGACGCCCTGCGGCGGCCCATTCTCATGGATGCCAAGGCCGACCTGCTGGTGTGGGGCATGGGCGAACGCGCCCTGCTGGACGCGACCTGCGCGCTGGACACCGCCATGGAGGCCGCGGGAGCGGACGCCTACGACGCCGCCCTGCTGCCCCCCCTTGCGGAAATTTTCGATGGCATCCCCGGCACGGCCCGCATGGGCCGGATGGCCGAGTGGAACGCAACCCCGGCAGAGGATGCCGCACGGGGGACAGGCGACGAACCGGGCGACGGCGAACCGGGCGACAACGATCAGCACGGCCCGGACCAATCCAACCCCGGCACCATCCCGCTCATGCGCCTGCCCTCGCACGCGGCCATCATGGCGGACCCGCGCCTGCTCATGCGCGCCACCCTGCTGCTGGAGCGCCACGTGCACCGCGGCGACGCGCGGGCCATCCAGCCCGTGGACGACACCGCCACGTCGCGGGCCGTGCTGCTGGCCCCGCCTGCGCCGCCCCTGTCCCCGGACGAGATGGACGCGCTGTACGCCCTGCCCTTTGCCCGGCGGGCGCACCCCGCCCACCGCGAACCCGTCCCCGCCGAAGAAATGATCCGCACCAGCATCACCACCCACCGGGGGTGCGGTGGCGGCTGTTCGTTCTGCTCGCTGGCCCTGCACCAGGGGCGGCGCATCGCCTCGCGCAGCCGCGATTCGGTGCTGGACGAGGCAATGCGCCTGAACGACATGGAGCGTTTCAGCGGTTCGGTCAGCGACGTGGGCGGCCCCAGCGCCAACATGTGGAAGGCCCGCTGCACCCTGGACCCGGCCCGTTGCCGCCGGGCAAGCTGCATGCACCCGCGCGTGTGCCCCGGCTTTGCCGTGGACCAGTCCGAGGCCGTGGAACTGCTGCGCGCAGTGCGCGCCACCCCCGGCGTGCGCCACGTGCGCGTGGCCAGCGGGGTGCGCTTCGACCTTGCCCTGCGCGACGAGGAAGCCCTGCGCGC comes from the Nitratidesulfovibrio sp. genome and includes:
- a CDS encoding isoprenylcysteine carboxylmethyltransferase family protein; the encoded protein is MKHDHLDIAHEYSALLRTDEADDRQPGSFRPPHGEPDLPGEPGAAGEGPSIPRVVPSHEDERAGGVTPEDLSLWGAGPRIVVPALLAQLGGAGLTLALPGPFGMEMLPHWAWVLMGLCALLLGTLTVRRAWAELKPGRQEGRLVTGGPYRITRNPIYAGWILGILPGIALCFASWPMLAGPVVAWALFRETVVVEESFLAARFGDAWDRYATRVNRLWPNPFRMYG
- the nhaA gene encoding Na+/H+ antiporter NhaA; the encoded protein is MTHDTGHDLRSSYARPATPADRLLDPFLSFMRIEAASGILLLACTVLALCAANSPLATAWHAFWQHPFAMGPEGFELRKPLILWVNDGLMAIFFFMVGLEIKREMLAGELATPAQALPPVLAAAGGMAAPALVYLAFNLGHPSGIAQGWAVPMATDIAFALGVLALAGDRVPLSVKVFLTALAIADDIGAVLAIALFYTADISLVALGIGFAGLAVAALGNALGVVRTLFYVLAGAVTWVAFLKSGVHATVAGVLLAFCIPARARATPGDLVSAGRRLLGAVESGAADGHLLADAHRHAAVEAMETAARHAATPLRRLEHALAPWVAWGIMPVFALANAGVSISADLLGGLGNPVTMGVAAGLFFGKQLGVLAAVWLPVKLGLARLPRDMTWRHVYGVALLAGIGFTMALFVAQLAYADARTLDYAKLGILSASLVAGVCGWLVLRTAPPPPAHHAGNRPPR
- a CDS encoding radical SAM/SPASM domain-containing protein; the protein is MFPALRALFRPRRPRWDWVQVEVTTRCDAACVYCPRTACGDGWRNADMPMALFRRVLTACRGTRHLHLQGWGEPLLHPRYPDMLAEAVAAGYAVGLTTNGMHLDAGMAGVLVDAGVDMVALSLAGIGARNDAVRRGAPTARVLAALDALREAKARAGSVLPRVHLAYMLLRQDTGGPEALPALLRGRGVETVVVSTLDHVTTPQLADAAYAHAGADELAALGRRLEAACTVAEAEGIRMVWRLPRPAQPPASLPVHPVPRQDGRQDAAVSLQAHSVTPDHPFLPGHEPPELWDVPSAMLHALAAREGDASCTENVGRAAVITVDGMVAPCVFAALPLCGGRPRDGSGPVAAGRMLFGSVEDATLAEVWGRPAYAAFRAAHARGMPPAPCEGCIKLRVH
- a CDS encoding methyl-accepting chemotaxis protein is translated as MVSQSIRTTMLIIIAGVVLLIQSALVVVVAKTGYDDGLTEKKREMRLMAETISKSVSDFGLRQVDMMRGASKVPVLRQFLQGDTSLEGAATEVINAMSQAAPGVNTYYLFNAQGSQVILRTQGKAGKPNHLADREYIKATLAGKEGYSSSPTKSLATGKLIVSVTAPIFDESGRVLGGVGMSYAIDGLVDNYIDTVKIGDTGRPFFLSPKGVVIGHPDDAMILKDISGDAGVAQMIAAPDGQSTITRDGREVMQTWTRVPNWTWILGITMDMDEIAAPAVAQRNYMIAMGIAAMAALIAVSLFALDRIAVRPIKKLEGYASTVAAGNLDDTLDLAQRNEIGKLADSLRTMVTSLKGKIAEADEKTRMANEESARAARAGREAEEARAAAVRARAEGMLQAAAKLESVVEIVTSASEELSAQVEQSSKGAESQSARVGETATAMEEMNATVLEVARNASQAAESAENAKGRAENGATLVTDVVRSIADAQTQALSLKTDMQSLGTQAEGIGQVMNVITDIADQTNLLALNAAIEAARAGDAGRGFAVVADEVRKLAEKTMNATREVGDAIRNIQHGTRRNIDNVEQAVQLIDTATGLANKSGEALQSIVQLVEVTSEQVRSIATAAEQQSATSEEINHSIEDISRISAETSDAMRQSSVAVTELARQSQEMKTVIDGMKREATTA
- a CDS encoding calcium-binding protein; protein product: MKRIIPAAIMLLCAATAQADDKFSAMDKDGNASVTWEEFSAGFPQMKKPAFDAIDTDANGALTHEEWDAFRAHHGQGGMGMGGGMGPKDGQDTTMPKGMGGMGSAPLIQPPAK